The genomic DNA CCAGTGGGACAAGGACGACTGTGCCGTGGCAGGGCTGGTCAAGTTCGACCTGCTCGGCCTGGGCATGCTCGAGGCGCTGCACCACATGATCGACCTGGTGCGCCAGCAGTACGGCCGCACCGTCAACCTGTGGGAGCTGGACCTGGCGGACCCGGAGGTCTACGACATGCTCTGCCGGGCCGATGCGGTCGGGGTGTTCCAGGTGGAGTCGCGCGCACAGCTGGCGACGCTGCCCCGGCTCAAGCCCCGGACCTTCTTTGACCTGGTGGTGGAGGTGGCGCTGGTCCGTCCCGGCCCCATTCAGGGAGGTTCGGTGCACCCCTACCTGCGCCGGCGTGACGGGAGGGAGAAAATCGAGTACGACCACCCCGTGCTGGAGAAGTCGCTGGGCAAGACGCTCGGGGTGCCGTTGTTCCAGGAGCAGCTCATGCAGATCGCCGTCGACGCGGCGGGCTTCTCCGGCGGCGAGGCCGACCAGTTGCGCCGGGCGATGGGGTCGAAGAGATCGCCCGAGCGGATGGAGGCGCTACGCGTGCGTTTCCATGAGGGGTTGGAGCGGACCAACGGGATTGTCGGGGAGACCGCGGAGAAGCTGTGGAACAAGATCGTCGCCTTCGCGGCCTACGGCTTCCCGGAATCGCACTCGCAGTCCTTCGCCTCGCTCGTCTACTTCTCGGCCTGGTTCAAACACCACTACCCGGCGGAGTTCTGCGTCGGCCTGCTGCGGGCGCAGCCGATGGGGTTCTATTCGCCGCAGTCGCTGATCCAGGACGCGCGTCGGCACGGCATCGAGATCCTGCCGGTCGACGTCAACGAGTCCGGCGCCCAGGCGAAGGTTACGGACGGCCGCATTCGAGTGGGTCTCAATCTCATTGCCGGGCTGGGGGAGAAGGCGGCGGAGCGCGTCGAGCAGCATGCCCCCTACACCTCCATCGCGGATCTCTCGCGCCGGGCGGACCTCACGGTGGTGCAGACCGAGGCGCTGGCGAAGGCCGGCGCGCTGTCGACGTTCGGGGACCGGCGGCGGACGCTGTGGGAGGCGGGCGTCGCGGCGACGGAACGTGAGGGCATGCTGCCGGGACTCTCGGCGATCACCGCGCCGACCCTGCCGGGGATGAACGCCTTCGAGCTGATGGTCGCGGACATCGTGACCACCGGCGTCACCGCGGACCGACAGCCGATGGCCATGGTGCGGGCGGGGTTGGCGGAGGCGGGGGTGTTGACGGCCGCCGCGCTCCGGACCGCGCGGGACAACTCGCGAGTCCGGGTGGCGGGGATCGTCACGCACCGCCAGCGCCCGCAGACGGCCTCCGGCCTGACGTTTCTGGGCTTGGAGGACGAGACCGGGCTGATCAACGTCATGGTCTCGCCGGGCCTGTGGAAGCGGCAGCGCGTCCTCGCCCGCACGGCCAGGGCGCTGGTCATCCGGGGTATCGTCCAGAACGCCAGCGGCGCGGTCAGCGTCGTCGCCGACCGGCTGGAACCGCTGGAACTGGGGGAGTGGCTGAGTAGGGGGTCGCGGGACTTCCGCTGAGCGCACCAGCCCGGATATACGATGGCCCCATGCAGGAACAGCCCATGAACAGCGTCTCTCCCGCACTCACGCTGGTCCGGTACCTCGGGGAGTTGCCCTGGTGGGTGATTTTCGCGGTGGTGGGCGCCGTCCTGGCGGTCAGGGTCAGCCCCTGGTGGTGGTTCGGCGCGGCGTTCTTCCTCGTCCTCTTCCTGTGGCGGCTCTGGCTCATCCCGGCCCAGGTGCGGCTGCTCGGCTGGCGGGAAACCGAGGACGAACTGCTGCTCACCCGGGGCAGGCTGTGGCACCGCTTCACCGTCGTGCCTTATGGCCGCATCCAGTTCGTCGACGTCACCGCCGGGCCAGTCGAGCGGGCCTTCGGGCTCAAGAAACTCAAGCTGCACACTGCCTCGGCGACGACCGACACCACACTGCCGGGACTGACGGCCGCCGAGGCCGACGCGCTGAGGGAAAGGCTGACGGTCATGGCCCGCGAGAGGATGAGCGGACTGTGAGGCGGGTCCACCGGCTCACCCCGCTGCTGCGCTTCTGGACGGTCATCCTCGCGCTGCTCGCGGTCGTGGTGCTCAACTTTGCCGAGATGATCGCCGAACCCGCGCTGGAGTTCTTCCGCGGCGGCGACGTCGCGCCGCTGGCGGTGGGCCTGGGCGTGTTCGTCCTGGCGTGCGTCTGCGTGTGGGCGGTGTCCTGGTTCTGGTGGAAGGCCACCGGCTACGAGCTGCGCGAGGAGGAACTGGCCCTCCAGCGTGGCGTGCTCTCGCGCCAGCTGCGCACCGCCCGCTACGACCGCATCCAGGCCGTGGACGTGGTCGAGTCGGTGATCGCGCGGATCTTCCGGGTGGCCACGGTGCGGGTGGAGATCGCCGGCGGCGCCTCCTCGGCCATCGAGATCGCCTACCTGGACCGCGGCGTCGCCGAGGAGCTCCGTCGCGAACTGCTCGGCCGGGTCCAGTCGCGGCCGGAGGAGCCGGCGGGGGCGGCGGGGGCGGTCGACCGCGCCGATGAGGGGCTGCGGGTCCCGTTGGCCCGGGCGCTGGCGGGGGCGGGGCTGCAGTGGTCCTTCCTGCTCGGCCTGGCGTTCACGCTCTTCTTCCTCACCTCACCGCTGCCGACAGCCACGGCGCTGGCGGCCGTGGTCGGCATCCTGCCCGGCCTGTGGGCGCAGATCGACGCCAGCTGGAAATTCACGGCCACCCACGACACGGAGCAGGACCTCCTCAACCTCTCCTACGGGCTGGCCGACCGGCGTCGGCAAGCGATTCCCCTGGCGAGGATCCACGGCGTCCGCGCGTACCAGCCGATGCTGTGGCGCCCCTTCGGCTGGTGGCGCGTGACGGTGACGGTGGCCGGGTACGGCGCCGAATCCAACAAAAAGTCGGGCACCTCGCGGATCCTGCCAGTCGGGACGCGGGAGCAGGCCATGGACGTGCTCACGGTGGTCACGGACCTGAGCCGGGAGGAGCTCGAGACCCGCGCCCGCCCAGAAGGCCACGCACGCCCCGACTTCACATCGCCGACACGGGCACGCCTGGTCTCCCCGGTGGATCTGTCCCAGCAGGCCGTGACCATGCTCGGCGACGTCGCGATCACCCACACCGGGAGGCTGTCGCGTTCCGTCGCCATCATCCACACCTCCCACATCCAGGAACTCACGCTCCGCCGCGGCCCGCTCCAGCAGCTGCTGCGGTTGTGCTCGGTGCGCTTCGACCTGGTGGCGGGGCCGGTGCGGATGGCGGGACACGACCTCGACGTCGACGAGGGACACGCGCTGTTGCAACGCCTGCGCACCCGCGAACTGCCGTCGTACCATGGGCCACTATGAGGCGCGTGAAATCCACCAACATCGCCGTCCCGCACGACTGGAACGGGCGGGTGACGGGCATCGACAAGCGTCCGGCGCCGGTGCTGTCGATCAGCGCGCCGGGACCGAACTACGGCGACGGCTCGGGGGTGGCCGGGGACGTCATCGGCGACGAAGAGCACCACGGCGGGGCGCACAAGGCGGTCTACGCCTTCGCCCGCGAGGAGCTCGACTGGTGGGAGGCGGAGCTGGGCCGCGAGCTTGCCGACGGCACCTTCGGCGAGAATCTCACCACCGAGGGAATCGTCCTCACCGATCTGCTCATCAACCAGCGGGTGCGTATCGGCACCGCGCTGCTGGAGGTGTCGGTGGCGCGGACCCCGTGCCGCGCCTTCGCCGAGTGGATGGACGAGGAGGGCTGGCTCGGGCGCTTCATCGCCCGCGGCGACTCCGGCGCCTATTTCCGGGTCATCGAACCCGGCGAGATCCGCGCCGGGGACGGCATTGAGCTCGTCGACGAGCCGGCTCACGGGATCACCATGGGCATGGCCTACCGCGCCAAGCTGGGGGACCCGGAGGTCGGGCCCGTCGTCACGCGCGCCAGGGTCCTGCCGCCGATTCACCAGGAGCCGCTGGAGCGGCGCTTCACACCCCGCCCGTGAAGCCGAGCTGACGCCACGCCTCGAACACGGCGATGGCGGCGGAGTTCGCCAGGTTGAGGGAACGCCGCGCCGGCACCATCGGGATGCGCACCTCCTGCGTGACGCGCGGGTGCGCCAGGTGCTCGGCGGGCAGCCCGGTCGGCTCGGTGCCGAAGAGCAGGGCGTCGCCGGGCCGGAACTCGACGTCGGTGAACCATGTGTCGGCCCGCGTTGTGAAGGCGAAGATGCGCCCCGGCAGCTGCTCGAAGCAGGCGTCGACGTCCGGGTGGATCCGCAGGTCCGCCAGGTCGTGGTAGTCCAGGCCGGCGCGTTTGAGGTTCTTGTCCTCGAAGTTGAACCCGAGCGGTTCGATCAGGTGCAGCGAGGAACCCGTGCACGCGGACAGGCGGATCGCGTTGCCCGTGTTGGAGGGGATCACCGGGTTGTCGAAGACGACGTGTAAGTCACTCACGGTCCATCAGTCTAGGATGGGGTCCGTGACTGCGATCAAACTGGACGGAAACCTGTACCGCGACGAGATCTTCGAGGACCTCAAGGCCCGCGTCGACAAGCTGGAGAAGAAGCCGGGCCTGGCCACGGTTCTCGTCGGCGACGACCCGGCGTCCCACTCCTACGTGAAGATGAAGCACCGCGACTGCGAACAGCTGGGCATCACCTCCATCCGCAAGGACCTGCCCGCGGACATCACCCAGGAGGACCTGCTCGCCGTCATCGACGAGCTCAACGCCGATGACGACGTCACCGGCTACATCGTCCAGCTGCCGCTGCCGAAGCACCTCAACGAGAACGAGGTGCTCGAGCGCATCGACCCGGCCAAGGACGCCGACGGCCTGCACCCGGTCAACCTGGGCAAGCTGGTCCTCAACGAGCCGGCCCCGCTGCCGTGCACCCCCAACGGCGCGATCCACCTGCTGCGCCGCTTCGGCGTCGAGATCAACGGCGCGAAGGTCGTCGTCATCGGCCGCGGCGTCACCGTCGGCCGTCCGATCGGCCTCATGCTCACCCGCCGCTCCGAGAACGCCACCGTCGTCCTGTGCCACACCGGCACGAAGGACCTGGCCAAGGAGACCCTCGACGCCGACATCATCGTCGCCGCCGCGGGCAGGCCGCACATGCTCACCGCCGACATGGTCAAGCCGGGCGCGGCCATCCTCGACGTGGGCGTCTCCCGCCTCGACGGAAAGCTCGCCGGCGACGTGCACCCGGACGTCTGGGAGGTCGCCGGCGCGATCTCTCCGAACCCGGGCGGCGTCGGCCCGCTGACTCGAGCATTCCTGGTGCGCAACGTTGTCGAACGCGCTGAACAGGTCTAACCTCTCGCTCGACAACCCCCATGACCTGGGCAACCGGCCCTCGGCGCTGCCGACGTGGCTGCAGTGGGCCATGGTGGCCGTGTTCCTCGGGATCATGGCGTTGTCGGGGGTGTGGGCGATCACCGAGCACTGGCGCCGCGCGACTTTCGCCCTCGGCGTCGGCGTGATCTGGCTCGGCGCCGTGCGGGCGGTGTGCGATTCGACCATCGTCGGCGTCCTGGCCGTCAGGTCGAAGCGCTTCGACGTCGGCTTCAGCCTCGTCCTCGGCGGGCTGATGGCGTGGCTGTCGGCCTCCGTCGACGCGCTGGGGAGCTGAGCCGCCAAAGGTGACCACCGGCTGAGGATCCGGGTGAAACCCTGACCCCACCCTGCCCAAGAAATTGGGTGGGGTGGATCACTTTCTGCTGCGCGTCGATATTTTCTGGAATTAAGGTTACCCTGCCCTCACTAAGGAGGGCCTAACCTCAATTCGGGAAGGGTTCGCGCCCGTGTTCTTCGCCTCGCTCCTCATCGGCATCCGGGAAGGCCTGGAAGCTGCACTGATCATCAGTATCCTGCTGGCCTACGTACAGAAACAGCAGCGGCCGGACCTGCGCGCACCGATCGGGCGCGGCGTGACCCTGGCTCTGGCCCTGTTAGCCGCCCTCGGTGCCCTCTTCACCTTCGGTCGCTCCTCGCTGACCTTCCGTGCCCAGGAGATCGTCGGCGGCGTCATGTCCCTGCTGGCCGTGGTCATGATCACCGGCATGATCTTCTGGATGTTCAAGCTCGGCGCCACCATGAAGAAGGACCTCGAGGCCAGCGCCAGCACCGCGATCGCCGCCGGCGGCGCCGCCCTCTTCTGGGTCGCCTTCCTCGCCGTGGCCCGCGAAGGCCTCGAAACCACCCTCATGCTCTGGGGCTGGATGACCAGCCCCGCGGCGCTGATCGGCGCACTGGTCGGCCTGGCCGTCGCCGCCGCCCTGGGGTACCTGCTCTACCGGGGCATCCTCAAGATCCGGCTCTCCTCGTTCTTCACCTGGTCCGGGGCCCTGCTCATCGTCGTCGCCGCGGGCATCCTCGCCTACGGCGTTCATGACCTCCAGGAGGCGGCGCTCCTGCCCGGCCCCTTCTCCGGCGCGCCGATCGCCCCCACGCACCCGCGCACCGGGGAAGTGCTCACCGGCTTCGCCACCTACCCGTTCTGGCTGGCGTCCTTCCCCTTCGGCTGGGCCTTCAACATCGAGAACGTCATGGACCCCGCCGGCGTGCTGGCCGCCTTCCTCAAGGGCACCGTCGGCTTTGAGCCGCAGATGTCGTGGCTGCAGATCATCGCCTGGGCCTGCTACCTGCTCGTCGTGGTCCCGGCGTTCGTGCGGAAAGTCCGCGCCACCCGGCGTCCGAAGCCCCGTAGTCCCGGCACCCCCACCACCCAGATCCTCACCGAACGCGTCAAGGAAACCACCGCATGAAGCACCCCGCACTCATCCTCACCCTCTCGGCCGCGACGTTCGCCCTGGCCGCCTGCACCGGGAGCTCCCCCACCGGTGCCGTCGAGGTGGCCTCCACCGCCGAGGCATGCACAGTCTCCACCGATTCCGTGGAGAGCGGAAGCCACACCTTCGCCATCACCAATGAGGGCGAGCAGGTCACCGAGTTCTACATCCTGGGAGCGGACGGACTGCAGATCGTGACCGAACGCGAGAACATCGCCCCGGGCGACACCGTGGAGCTGGCCGTCTCCCTGGCTCCGGGTGACTACTACACCGCCTGTAAGCCGGGGTTGCGAGGGGCAAACGTGGGACAGGCCGCGTTCACCGTCACCGGCGATCCGATTCCCGTCGACACCTCCGAGCAGGAACGTTATGGCCAGGTCGTGACCTCCTACGTCGACTTCGTCCGGGCCGAGGTCGACGCGCTCGTCCCCGAGGTCAACGAGTTCGCCGACGCCTACGCCGCGGGCGACGACGAGGCCGCCCGCGCCCGGTACGCCACCGCAAGAGTGCACTACGAGCGCATCGAACCGCTGGCCGAGGCGCTCGGACCCCTCGATCCGCGCATCGACTTCCGCGAGGTCGACTACCTCGCCGAGGCCGAGCTGCTCAAGCAGGACGATCCCACCTTCGACCAGTGGCTCGGCTTCCACCGCATGGAAAAGGACCTCTGGCCGCCGACTGAGGACGAGCGCAACGCCGACGGCGCTCCCGCCCGCGAGGGCTGGACGGAGTCGACCCCGCAGCAGCGCCAGGTCGTCGCGGAGACGCTCAAGGCGGACGTCGCGGCACTGCGCGAGACCGTCAACGACGAGAAGTTCATCGCCGACCAGGGCATCAACGTCAGCACGGTCTCCAACGGTGCGATCGGCCTGCTCGAGGAGGTCGCCAAATCGAAGGTCACCGGTGAGGAAGACTGGTGGTCGCACACCGACCTCTGGGACTTCCAGGCCAACGTCCAGGGCGCCCGCGCGGCGTTCGATCTGGTGGCGCCTATCGCGCAGGATAAGGGAGCCGAAGGGCAGGAACTCGTCGAGGGCATCACCACCCAGTTCGAGGAGATGCAGACCCTGCTCGACGAGTACGGCAGCCTGGAGGAGGGCTTCGTCCTCTACGACCAGGTCGACGCCGGTCAGCAGGCTGAACTGACCCGACAGCTCGACGCGCTGCGCGAGCCCCTGGCGCGCCTGACCGGCACCGTGCTGGGAATCGAGGCCTAGATGAAGCTCAACCGTCGTCAGTTCTTCGGCGGGGCGGCCGCGGTGGGCGGCGCGGGTCTGATCGGCGGCTGCGCCCGGCCGACGCCGACTCCGGCCGAGCCCGGCGACCTCATGTACCCCTTCGAGGGCGAGCACCAGGCGGGCATCGTCACTCCGGCCCAGGACACCCTCCACTTCGCGGCCTTCGACCTCGACGAGTCCGCCACCGGTGAAGATCTCGCGAAGCTCATGCAACGCTGGAGCGACGCCGCCCGGCGCCTCGTCGTGGGTGGGGAAATGTCTGCCAGGGGCGCCTTCGGCGGCGGACCCAACTTCCCCCCGGACGACTCCGGCGACGCCTTCGATCTCGGCCCCCACGGGCTGACGGTCACCTTCGGCTTCGGACGCTCCCTGTTCGTTGGCGGCGACGGTCGGACCGATCGTTTCGGACTGGCCGGGCGCATGCCCCGGGACTTCGAGGACATGTCCGTCATGGTCAACGACTTCATCGTCCCGGAACGCTCCCACGGGGATCTGTGCATCCAGGCCTGCGCCAACGATCCGCTGGTCAGCACACACGCCATCCGGAACCTCACGCGTCTGGCGGTGCCGGATGCGGTGCTGCGCTGGTCACAACGCGGATTCGGCCGCTCGTCCTCGACGTCGACGAGCCAGCAGACCCCGCGCAACCTCTTCGGGCAGAAGGACGGGACCAACAACCTCAAGGCGGAACAGCCGCAGCTGCTCGACGACCACGTCTGGATCCCCGCCACCGGCAATCCCGCGAGCGACTGGGCCGTCGGCGGCAGCTACCTCACCGCCCGACGCATCGCCATGTCCGTGGAGATCTGGGATTCGCTCCAGCTGAGCGAACAAGAGCGGGTCACCGGCCGTGCGAAGGCGAGCGGCGCCCCGCTGTCCGGCGGGGGTGAGTTCGACGCGCCGGACTTCACGGCCGTCAACGAGCGGGGCCGCCCGCTCATCGACGCTGAATCCCATGTCGCTCGCGTCCACCCCGACCACAACGGCGGCATCCGGATGCTGCGCCGCGGTTACGACTACATCGACGGCAACGATGACCAGGGCCGACTCGACGCCGGGCTGTTCTTCATGGCGTACACGAAGTCGCCGGGCCGGGTGGCGGCGGTGCACCGGAACATGGCGCGCGACGCCATGTTCACCGAATACCTGAAGACGACCAACACTGGCGTCTACCTCATCCCGCCCGGGGTGGGCGGCGAGGGTTTCATCGGGGAGGGTCTGCTCCGGGCCTAGATAATCCAGGCGCCCTCGGGGTCGTGCCCGAAGCCGTCGGTGGGCTCGCGGCCGTCGTTGACCAGGGAGATGAACCGGCGCAGTAAGCGGTCCATCTGGCGGTCCTCGGTGAGGAACGCGTCGTGGCCGACGGGGGAGACCAGCTTGTGCATGCTCAGCACGTTGCCGAGGTTGCGGGAGAGGTGCTCCTGCTGGTGGAAGGGGTAGAGGATGTCGGTGTCGACGCCGATGACCATCGTCGGCACCTTGATCGAGTAGAGCGCCTGGTTCAGGGTGGCCCGGCCGCGGGAGACGTCGTGGCGGTTGAGCGCCTCGGTCAGGGCCACGTAGCTGCCGGCGTCGAAGCGCTCGACGAGCTTGCGGCCCTGGTAATCGAGGTAGGAGTCCACGGCGAAGCGCTGGCTCGGATCGCGGAACTCGCCGAGCGGGTTTTCGCCCTGCTGCGCGGTGGTGCCGAATCTTTCATCGATCTCCATCTCGCCGCGGTAGGTCAGGTGCGCGATGCGCCGTGCCGCGGCCAGCCCGGTGACCGGGCCCTCGCACACGCCGTAGTAGTCGCCGCCGTGCCAGTCCGGGTCGCGGGTGATCGCCGAGATCTGCGCGGACTGGATGCCGATCTGCCAGGCCGAGGCCCGGGCGGAGACCGCGATGACGCACGCCGCGTCCAGGGCATCCGGGTACATCGCGGCCCACTCGAGTGTCCGGGCGCCGCCCATGGATCCGCCGATGACGGCGTGCACGCGGTTGATGCCGATGGCGTCAAGGAACTGCTTCTCGACGCCGACCTGGTCCCGGATGGAGGTGGCCGGGAAGCGGGATCCCCACTTGCCGCCGTCGGGGTGCTCGCTGGCGGGGCCGGTGGTGCCGGAGCAGCCGCCGATGACGTTGGTGCAGATGACGCACCAGCGCTCGGTGTCGAGCGCCTTGCCCGGGCCGATGAGCCCGCCCCACCACTCGGCGGCGTCGGTGTCACCGGTCAGGGCGTGCTCGATGAGGATGACGTTGTTGGTGTCCGCGTCTCCCTGGAACGTGCCCCACCGCTGGTAGGCGATGGTGATGTCGAGGATCGTGCCGCCGGCTTCGGTCTCGTAGTCGCCGATGGGTTGGTAGGCGAGGAGGCCGGGGGTGGCGAGGTCAGGCATGAAGGTCCCCTCCGGGGGCGAGACGCGACGGCCCGGAACCGCCGGGCCGCCGTGTCTGTCGAAAAATGGGTGCTGGTGCTTAGAGCGCGTTGAACGCGCCCTCGAGGTCGGCGATGATGTCGTCGACGTTCTCGATGCCGACGGACAGGCGGATGGTCGCCTGCGAGATGCCGGCGCGGGCCAGGCCGTTCTCGTCGGACTGGGAGTGGGTGGTCGAAGCCGGGTGGACGACCAGGGAGCGCACGTCACCGATGTTGGCGACGTTGGAGTGCAGCTTCAGGGCGTCGATGAACTTCCAGGCCGCGGTGCGGTCGTTCTGGTCGCCCGTGAGGGTGAAGGCCAGGACGGAGCCGGTGTAGTCCAGGCCCAGCTTCTCCTTCGTGGCGTACCACGGGGAGTCCTTGAGGCCGGCGAAGTTGACGGCTTCGACCTTCGGATGGGCGGCCAGGTACTCGGCGACCTTGACGGCGTTCTCGTTGTGGCGCTCCACGCGCAGGGAGAGGGTGTCCAGGCCCTGCAGGACGACCCAGGCGTTGAAGGGGGACAGGGCCGCGCCGGTGTCGCGCAGCCAGCCGACGCGGGCTTTCAGGGCGTAGGCCGGCGCGCCCAGGTCGGCGTACTTGAGGCCGTGGTAGGCCGGGTCCGGGGTCACGAACTGCTCGAAGACGGGTGCGCCGTCGCGCTCGACGGTCCAGTCGAACGTGCCGCCGTCGACGAGCACGCCGCCGATGGAGGAGCCGTTGCCGGTGTAGAACTTGGTCAGCGAGTTGACCACGATGTCGGCGCCGAGCTCGAGCGGGCGGACCAGGGCGGCGGTGGCCATGGTGTTGTCGACGATCAACGGCACCTGGTTGGCGTGCGCGACCTCGGCGATGGTCGGGATGTCGAGGACGTCGGCCTGCGGGTTGCCGAAGGTCTCACCGTAGAAGGCGCGGGTGTTGGGCCGCACCGCGGCCTGCCAGGACGCCGGGTCGTCCGGGTTCTCGACGAAGGTGAAGTCGATGCCCAGTCGCTTGAGGGTGACCTGGAAGAGCGTCTCCGTGCCGCCGTAGAGGCGCGGAGAGGTGACGATGTGGTCGCCGGCGCCGGCCAGGTTGAGGATGGCGGCGGTCTCGGCGGCCTGGCCGGAGGCGAAGGCCAGCGCGGCGACGCCACCCTCCAATGAGGCGATGCGCTCCTCGAGCGCGCCGACGGTCGGGTTGTTCAGGCGGGTGTAGATGAAGCCGCCCTCGGAGAGGTTGAAGCGGTTCGCGGCGTTCTCGGCCGAGTCGAACACGTACGACGTGGTCATGTGGATGGGCTCATTGCGGGAGCCGTGGGCGCCGTCCAGGCCGCTGCCGGCGTGGATGGATCGGGTCTCGAAAGCCCAGTTGGCGGCGTTGGAGTTGTCGTACTTGGCCATGGCTTCAACCTTTCGTGGGGAGCAGACTGCCTCCAGAGTAGAAATAGCGTTCACGTTGCGCAAACAGCTCTGTCTAGTTCACCCAAAACCCCAGGCACCGCGATTGAATAAAAATAGACAGAGCTGTTTCCGGGCAGTGGCAAAGGCCCCGGGAACACCCTGGTCGGCCGGGGCACCCCCCGAAGCTCCGGCCGACGCCCGTGTTCCCGGGGCCTTCACCTACTTAGACCGCCCTCGCCCGCGGAAGGTTCCGGGGAAAAGGGGACGGCCCCGGAGAGTCTCCGGGGCCGGGCCTGTCGCGCCTACTTCAGCGCGGCGAGGATGTCGTTGAACTTCTCGACCGGGCGCATGACTGCGGCGGTCTTCTCGTCGTTGGGTGCGTAGTAGCCGCCCAGGTCGACCTCCGTGCCCTGGACGTCGAGCAGCGCCTGGTTGATCTCCTCGGCGTTGTCGGCCAGTTCCTTGGCGATCTCGGTGAACTTGCCGGCCAGCTCGCTGTCCTCGGTCTGGGCCGCGAGCGCCTCGGCCCAGTAGGTGGCCAGGAAGAAGTGGGAGCCACGGTTGTCGTTCTCGCCGACCTTGCGCGACGGGGACTTGCCCTCGTCGAGCAGCTTCTCGGTGGCGGCGTCGAGGGCGTCGGCGAGCACGCCGGCCTTCTCGTTGCCGTTGGTGTTCTTCTCGTGGCGGAAGGACTCGGCCAGGGCCAGGAACTCACCCAGGGAGTCCCAACGCAGGTGGTTCTCCTCGACGAGCTGCTGGACGTGCTTCGGGGCGGAGCCACCGGCGCCGGTCTCGAACAGGCCGCCGCCGGCCATCAGCGGGACGACGGAGAGCATCTTGGCGGAGGTGCCCAGCTCGAGGATCGGGAAGAGGTCGGTGTTGTAGTCACGCAGGACGTTGCCGGTGACGCCGATGGTGTCCTCGCCGGCGCGCATGCGCTCGACGGTGATCTTGGTGGCCTCGACGGGGGAGAGGATGGAGATGTCCAGGCCCTCGGTGTCGTGGTCCTTGAGGTACTTCTCGACCAGGGTGATCAGCTGGGCGTCGTGGCCGCGCTCCGGGTCCAGCCAGAAGATGGTCTTCATGCCGGACAGGCGGGCGCGGTTGACGGCCAGCTTGACCCAGTCCTGGATCGGGGCGTCCTTGGTCTGGCAGGCGCGCCAGATGTCGCCGGCCTCGACGTCGTGCTCGATGAGCACGTCGCCGGCGGCGTTGCGGACCTGGACCTTGCCGTCGGCGGCGATCTTGAAGGTCTTGTCGTGGGAGCCGTACTCCTCAGCCTTCTGGGCCATCAGGCCGACGTTCGGGACGGTGCCCATGGTGGTCGGGTCGAAGGCGCCGTTG from Corynebacterium guangdongense includes the following:
- a CDS encoding PH domain-containing protein — its product is MNSVSPALTLVRYLGELPWWVIFAVVGAVLAVRVSPWWWFGAAFFLVLFLWRLWLIPAQVRLLGWRETEDELLLTRGRLWHRFTVVPYGRIQFVDVTAGPVERAFGLKKLKLHTASATTDTTLPGLTAAEADALRERLTVMARERMSGL
- a CDS encoding PH domain-containing protein, which gives rise to MRRVHRLTPLLRFWTVILALLAVVVLNFAEMIAEPALEFFRGGDVAPLAVGLGVFVLACVCVWAVSWFWWKATGYELREEELALQRGVLSRQLRTARYDRIQAVDVVESVIARIFRVATVRVEIAGGASSAIEIAYLDRGVAEELRRELLGRVQSRPEEPAGAAGAVDRADEGLRVPLARALAGAGLQWSFLLGLAFTLFFLTSPLPTATALAAVVGILPGLWAQIDASWKFTATHDTEQDLLNLSYGLADRRRQAIPLARIHGVRAYQPMLWRPFGWWRVTVTVAGYGAESNKKSGTSRILPVGTREQAMDVLTVVTDLSREELETRARPEGHARPDFTSPTRARLVSPVDLSQQAVTMLGDVAITHTGRLSRSVAIIHTSHIQELTLRRGPLQQLLRLCSVRFDLVAGPVRMAGHDLDVDEGHALLQRLRTRELPSYHGPL
- a CDS encoding MOSC domain-containing protein — protein: MRRVKSTNIAVPHDWNGRVTGIDKRPAPVLSISAPGPNYGDGSGVAGDVIGDEEHHGGAHKAVYAFAREELDWWEAELGRELADGTFGENLTTEGIVLTDLLINQRVRIGTALLEVSVARTPCRAFAEWMDEEGWLGRFIARGDSGAYFRVIEPGEIRAGDGIELVDEPAHGITMGMAYRAKLGDPEVGPVVTRARVLPPIHQEPLERRFTPRP
- a CDS encoding tRNA (cytidine(34)-2'-O)-methyltransferase, producing MSDLHVVFDNPVIPSNTGNAIRLSACTGSSLHLIEPLGFNFEDKNLKRAGLDYHDLADLRIHPDVDACFEQLPGRIFAFTTRADTWFTDVEFRPGDALLFGTEPTGLPAEHLAHPRVTQEVRIPMVPARRSLNLANSAAIAVFEAWRQLGFTGGV
- a CDS encoding bifunctional methylenetetrahydrofolate dehydrogenase/methenyltetrahydrofolate cyclohydrolase; this translates as MTAIKLDGNLYRDEIFEDLKARVDKLEKKPGLATVLVGDDPASHSYVKMKHRDCEQLGITSIRKDLPADITQEDLLAVIDELNADDDVTGYIVQLPLPKHLNENEVLERIDPAKDADGLHPVNLGKLVLNEPAPLPCTPNGAIHLLRRFGVEINGAKVVVIGRGVTVGRPIGLMLTRRSENATVVLCHTGTKDLAKETLDADIIVAAAGRPHMLTADMVKPGAAILDVGVSRLDGKLAGDVHPDVWEVAGAISPNPGGVGPLTRAFLVRNVVERAEQV
- a CDS encoding DUF3017 domain-containing protein, whose protein sequence is MSNALNRSNLSLDNPHDLGNRPSALPTWLQWAMVAVFLGIMALSGVWAITEHWRRATFALGVGVIWLGAVRAVCDSTIVGVLAVRSKRFDVGFSLVLGGLMAWLSASVDALGS
- the efeU gene encoding iron uptake transporter permease EfeU, giving the protein MFFASLLIGIREGLEAALIISILLAYVQKQQRPDLRAPIGRGVTLALALLAALGALFTFGRSSLTFRAQEIVGGVMSLLAVVMITGMIFWMFKLGATMKKDLEASASTAIAAGGAALFWVAFLAVAREGLETTLMLWGWMTSPAALIGALVGLAVAAALGYLLYRGILKIRLSSFFTWSGALLIVVAAGILAYGVHDLQEAALLPGPFSGAPIAPTHPRTGEVLTGFATYPFWLASFPFGWAFNIENVMDPAGVLAAFLKGTVGFEPQMSWLQIIAWACYLLVVVPAFVRKVRATRRPKPRSPGTPTTQILTERVKETTA
- the efeO gene encoding iron uptake system protein EfeO, with protein sequence MKHPALILTLSAATFALAACTGSSPTGAVEVASTAEACTVSTDSVESGSHTFAITNEGEQVTEFYILGADGLQIVTERENIAPGDTVELAVSLAPGDYYTACKPGLRGANVGQAAFTVTGDPIPVDTSEQERYGQVVTSYVDFVRAEVDALVPEVNEFADAYAAGDDEAARARYATARVHYERIEPLAEALGPLDPRIDFREVDYLAEAELLKQDDPTFDQWLGFHRMEKDLWPPTEDERNADGAPAREGWTESTPQQRQVVAETLKADVAALRETVNDEKFIADQGINVSTVSNGAIGLLEEVAKSKVTGEEDWWSHTDLWDFQANVQGARAAFDLVAPIAQDKGAEGQELVEGITTQFEEMQTLLDEYGSLEEGFVLYDQVDAGQQAELTRQLDALREPLARLTGTVLGIEA